TGTAAAGACTTATAGAGGTATACATACTTATGTATACatttaagtataatatatataaacattcctTTTGTTCATGCTATGtcaaaacaaaatttttcctTGATTCTTAAGTGCATTTTCCCCCCCTTATCTTACTCATAGGAATTCAGAGTCACTCAGGCCATATTGGTTTCtgtagtttattttctgtttcacagaGCAGAGGCTTGTAATTAAGAGTGAATGAACTACTCAGTTGTTCTGTTCTTTTGAGAACATTCATTCAGGTTCCTGAGATTACGTTTCACTGGGGCCACAAGATCTTGAGGAGtggaatatctcctgccatatcagtaaactaGGATGACACAGTCCTCAAGAGTTTCCAGCCCTCCAGGGCACTCAGGAAGGGGGAATACACCTGTGGGCTGACAGCTACCAAATTGCAGCTACTCCCTAAGGTGAGCCCAAGGCAACGCAGGAAGTGAAAAAATGCAAGATGCAAGAAAATGCAAGGAAAGATGCCCCAGGAGAGCTGAGATTCAGGAAAGGAATgttttcagtgagcccagacactTGCCTCCTCCCATACAaaggaaaagtgctaaattccttaacttgagatagctggttttctttaattcacaaaactactttgatgttcagactacctccCCTTTCTTGCAAACCCCTATATAACCTGTCTCTTCCCCTCAGCTCCTTGGAGCAATTCCCTCAGGGTGACTTGAGATACTGTTTTCTGAATTCCCACTAAATAAAGCATAACTGTCAACTTTTAGGTTGtcactatttctttattttttaaattaacttatttaattggaagctaattactttacaatattgtggtggtttttttcatacattgacatgaatcacccatggatgtacatgtgtcccccatcctgaattcccctcccgcctccctccctgtcccatccCTGAGTGtggtcccagcgcaccagccctgagcgctgTGTCCCATTCATTgcacctggactggtgatctacttcacatatggtaaattacatatttcaatgctattctctcaaattatcccaccctcaccttctcacacggagtccaaaattctgttcttttcatctgtgtctcttttgctgtctcacatatagggtcatcgttaccgtgtttctaaattccatatatatgcattaatatattgtattggtgtttttctttctgacttacttcactgtgtataataggctccagatcAACAGTCAGGAACAATAAACAAGACATGATGGTTTCTTTCAACCTGCTTTTTATGGTAGAtctattggagaaagaaatgtcaacctactctagtattcttgcctagaaaagcccatgtacggaggaacctagtaggctacagtccttgggattgcaaagagtcagacatgactgagagacttccctttcacttttataGTCTTGCACAGGCTGTGCCAATATCCCCACCAGGAACCCTGCTTCTTTTCTGGTGCATGTAGGTCTGAAGATTCTAATTCCAAGATAATTAATTGTCTTTCCAGCACCACCTCACTCACAAGGTGGTTATCACCTCCAGTAGCACTTTTCCTCTGGAATGACAGTGTCCTCAAcccaacctctctgggcctcacccGTGAGGGCTGGCTAACCACATCCTGAGAACTTCAGAATTCTACTGTGGAAGGACTTGTCTCTTTGTTTGCAAAATCATTCATCTTCCAggatccccaccctctcccagtgCATGTTTGTGTGAAGGAGGGGAGTTCTCAGTGATGACCTCCTTTTCTTCTGCTCCGTGTCCCCAGGTATCAAGTGTCAGCACCCCTCAGATGCTGAGACCTAAAGTGTGGAGATCTAAGTAGGTGGAGGCATTATCCAATGGCAATTGTTACACCTTTGGtagacaatttttattttgccaCTATAGCTTTTATCGttcaattcttttatttaaagagTTCAAGATTTGTTTTGCTCAGGATTTCTGAGTTGGCTATATGGAATTAATTGATGGTATTATGTAGTATTGAAAGCTTCTGTCACAGAACTCAGTGCCCTTCAGTTGTTCATTCAGTCTACCTCCTTCTGTTGGGCTGACTTTTCGATGCATCTCTGTCTTGTGCTCAGAATGCAGAGCAGTGAGGCCAGGCTGTGTCAGGGAGAAATAGCCTTGTTTCTTTACTTACTCatgatgttttgttttatatttaaagaacAGCAAGAAAACATTTAAGAACTTATTTTTTGCATATTGATTTCCTGGTTAGTTTGTCTCTCCTACTGCATTCCTAAACATTTCATCCTAGGGTTAatacaaaaggaaggaaaagaatggcAGAGGGGCCTCAccatattttctgtaattttcaaCACTagagattgttttgtttttcacttcaacTCTCCTGGAAAGCAAAACTTGATAGTTGTTTgtggacaaaaataaaacaaaaataattttgaatgtcATGAAAGAGAATATAGGCAAATGTCTTTTTTGCTGACAGTATGGCAAGTGTAAGTTGAAGAAAGATCAACGAAAAAATGGAAGGAATcataatatttgaaagttgtcAAACAGTCTCAAAGACAGTCATGtgcacgtgctaagttgcttcagtcatgtctgactctttgtgaccctatggacaggctcccctgtccatgggattctccaggcaagaatacctgagtgggttgctatttcctcctccagttatcttcctgacccaggggttaaaccATGGActcatgtctcctggattggcaggcgagttctttaccactgatgtcacctgggaagcctccacaAAGATGGCCAGGTGAGACCAAAAATTGTACATGTATTCTTGCCCCCAAAAGGGACCCCAAAGtgttgaaggaagaaagaaatggaacaaaacttatttaagaaatgaattaGAGCGCCCTCTCATTTGTCATTTGGAGAGAAGCAAACTAAAGACAAGCCTGTAAATTGAGGCAGAGATTTGATAGACTAGGCTAAATTGAAGCCCTTCCCCACTCACTGGGCAAACACACGGGCACACACGCAGGCATacccatgcacacatgcatgcacacactcatggACACATCCTTGTTAATTCCTGAATTAAAATTGGATTACCTTAATAGTTCTCAATTCTACCCAAATAGGAACACCCCAGGCTATTCGTTGGCAATAGTTGTCTTCTCTGAAATAAAGCCCTTTATTTGTGGCTATGTTCTATTTTACAGTGATACAATGTGGAAGGGATGCGAGTGCAGTTATTATTAAAAGGGAATAATAAATCTAAAGCAAGGCTTTAAGTAGGGAAGACAGGACTCAGTGTCATGAATTTTCTCTCTCACatccattttgtgttttcatttagaCATTTTCTATTTGACCCAGAAAATTTAATGAATCTATTCTTATAGTTTTAACAATAAGTGTTTTGTTTTCCCACTAAACTTTGGATTTGTCACTCCAAATGGatatcaaataaataagaaactagTTAAAGGCTGAGGTTATGAAGGGATGTAAAGacttatacacatgtacatacttATGTAcacattttaatacatataaagaTTCCTTTTCTTTGTGTCAAGAAGAAAATTTTTCCTGGACTCTGTACTGCATTTTTCTCTCCTTACCTTATACATAGGAGGTCAGAGTCCCTCAGCCCCTCTagatttctgtattttgtttactgttttaaTCAGAACAGAGGCTTGTAATTATGAGTGCATGAGCTAATCAGTTGTTTCTGCTCTTTTGAGGACATTCATTCAGGTTCCTGAGGTTACATTTCACTGGGACCACAGGTAAGAAATGGAGtgtttcctgccatatcagtaaaccaGGATGACAAAGTCATCAGTTTCCAGCCCTCCAGGGTGCTCAGGAAGGAGGAATATACCCCTGGTCTGACAGCTATCAGATTGGAGCCACTCCCTAAGGTGAGCCCAagggaactcaggatgtgaaaaatgcAAGGGGCATGGCCCCAGGATAGGTGAGATGCatgaaaagaatgatttcagtgagcacagactcttgcatcttcctatacaTAGCAAAGTGCTAAATACCTttacttgagatatctggttttttCTActtcacaaaaatacttttgaggttcagactacctgcccgtACTGCAACCTTCTATACAACCTGactccccctctccccccaccccccagctccttGGAGCACTTCTCTCAGGATGACTTGAAATACTGTCTCCtgaattcccaccaaataaaacataactctcaacatTAAGTTGTGGCACTTTTCTTCAAGTTGATAGTCAGCAATAACATACTAGACATCACTGTTTCTTTTCACCATTTTTTTATACTAGATCTATAgtccaatggcaacccactccagtactcttgcctggcaaatcctgtggacagaggagcctggtaggctgcagtgcatggggtcactagcagtcggacacgactgagcgacttcactttcacttttcacttttcacttttatgtactggagaaggaaatggcaacccactccagtgttcttgcctggagaatcctagggatgtcagagcctggtgggctgccgtctatggggttgcacagagttggacacgactgaagcaacttagcagcagcagcagcatagtcctCGATAGGCTGTGCTAATACCCCAACCAGGAATCCTGTTTCTTTCCTGTGCACTTAAATGTGAAGATTCTAAACCaagataataaattatatttccaaCACTGCCTCACTCACAAGGTAGTTTTCACCTCTAATAGCATGATTCGTCTGAATGACAGTGTCCTTCGCCCAAACTCTCTGACACTCACTCGTGAGGGCAGGCTTACCTCATCCTGAGAAGTTCAGGATCTACTATGGAGGGGCCTGTCTCTTTCTCTGCAAAATCATTCATCTTCCAGGATCCTTACCCTCTCCCTGGAATGTTTCTGTGAAGGACCCGAGTTCTCAGTAATGACCTCCTCTTCTGACCTGTGTCCTCAGTTATCAAGGGTCAGCAGCCAAGATGCTAAGAGCTAaagtgtgtttttctttatgtgtgtgtgtgttagtcgcttattCATGTCCAGTTCcttgcatccctatggactgtagtctgccagactcttgtgtctatgggattttccaggtaagaatactgcttAGGTGGAGGCATTATCCAATTGCAATAGTTACATCTTTTAGGCAATTTTTATTTTGCCACTGCAGCTTCTATCATTCAAACCTTTATTTAAACTGTTGAACATTTGTTTTCCTCAGAATTTCTGAGTTGGCTATAGGGAATTCAGAGGTGGTGTTACATATTCTTAGAAGCTTGTATCACAGAAACCAGTGACCTTTAGTTGTTCATGTGGTACATCTGAATGTTGGGCTGACTTGTGCATCCATCTCTGTTTCGTGCTGAGAATGCAGAGCCATGAGGCCAGCCTGTGTCAGGGAGAAATAGCCTTGTTTCTTTACTTATTCATGCTATTTGGTTTTAAATTTGAATAACCATAAAAGATTTAAGAACTTATAATTCTATAGTGATTTGCTGGTCAATGTTTGTCTCTCTCCTCCTGGCTTACGTTCCATTTCATCCTAGTGTtaatacaaaggaaataaaagaatggcAGAGGGGCTTCACctcattttctgtgattttcaAGACTGGATGTTTTGTCTCTCATTTGATCTTGCCTAGAAAGCAAAACAGTAGTGTTTGTgggcaaaaataatacatatatatatatctgaatgtcATGAAAGTGAAGAAAGATAAGTGACATTTCTGCTGACAAATGGCAAAGTGCAAGTTAAATCTAAAAAAGCTCAGCCAAATGGTGGAAGAATTGTAGTATTTAAAGGATGTTAAACAGTCACAAAGACAAGCTGGTGTGCgagcaaagtcgcttcagtcatgtctgactctttaggacccagAGAACATCCTcccttgtctatgggattctccaggcaagaatactggagtgggtttccatttccttctccaggggatcttcccgacccagggatcaaacccaggtctcttatgtctcctacagtggcaggtgggttctttagcaccagtgccacctgggaagccccacaaagaCAGCCAGATGAGTCCAAAAATTATCCACGTAGTCTTGCCCCCCAGAGTGTCCCCAAAGTgttgaaggaagagagaaaataactCAAAACTTACTTAAtatacaggagaaggaaatgacaatccactccagttttcttgcctggagaattccatggaccaagagcctgtggggtacagtccatttcagttcagttgctcagacgtgtcttagtcttgtaaccccatggactgtagcacgccaggcctccctgtccatccccaactcccagaacttactcaaactcatgtccattgagtcggtaaagtcatccagccatctcatcttctgtcacccccttcttgtCCCGCCTTCGatgttccccagcatcaggatgttttcaaaacatcagttcttcacatcaggtagccaaagtattggagtttgagtttcagcatcagtccttccaatgaatattcaggacagatttcctttaggatggactggttggatctctttgcattcagtgggactctcaagagtcttctccaacaccacagtgaaaagcatcgattcttcagtgctcagctttctttatggtccaactctcacatccatacgtgactactggagaaaccatagccttgactagatggacctttgttggcatagtgatgcctctgctttttaatatgctgtctcggttggttgTAAGTgacaaatgtggtccactggagaagggaatggcaaaccacttcagtattcttgccttgagaatcacatgaacagtatgaaaaggatacagtcccatggagttgcaaatggGTTGTACTCAAGTGAGCAACTGACATGTATTTAACCTAGAAATTAGAGCTGTCTGAGACTGTCAgttcctaggcagattgataaaAGTCTGGGGTCCCCAAGGACGAGAGAGGGGTCTGGCGCTCTCCAGGAAGATATagggtctggagttctcaaggaggagaaaaaaacaactttttttcaatattgctttgtcttagtcaattGAACAAGGTACCTTGCTCaaagacatgtttctccttaacaacaACCTGCTGACTTATCTTAAGATGTACATTATAGGAGTGGGTGTgataagatctttctattgttagttctcatcccattatcttaaaatgtgtatTGTAGGAGTGGATCTAATAAGATTTGTAAACCTTGagactttcttttcatttattgtaataaccaattaaaaaagtatatagctccctcGCTAAGGCTAGTGAGTGGGCCACTGtccgtcccccttctgatgtctatgtctgaagctttctctttccctttttatgctttaataaaaccctgctatacaaaagctcttgagtgatcaagcctggtcccctgtcccgaagctaaatcttcttctttggaaatcaggaataagacatcGTTTATGGTAAGCTGTCAGCCCTCTCATCCATTAATTGCAGAGAAGCAATCTAAAGATGAAGTCTGTAACCTGAAGCAGAGATTTGAGAGATCTAGTCTATATTGAAGCCCTTCCCTGCTGCTTGATCAGtaaacccatacacacacactctctctctctcttccaggtTAACTTCCTTATTTACAGTATGCCATTACCTTACTAGTTCTCAATTGGACCCAAGTAGGTACACCCCAGGTTATTGATTGGCAACAGTTGTATTCTCTGAAATCCccttatttgtttctgtttggtcTCTTATagactttcctgatggctcagacggtaaaggcgtctgcttacaatgcaggagacgccagtttgatacctgggttgggaagatcccctggagaaggaaatggcaacccactccagtattctgcctggagaatccaatggacaggattctcagaggctacagtccatgaggtcacataagtcggatacgactgagtgacttcactctctctCTTACTACTCAGTCAAGGTGGAATGGGATGCAAGTGCACTTATTATTCAAAGGGACATTGAGAATTTTCTTCTGAAGTCAAGCAACTGACAATGTACACTTTAGGAAACTGTTAATGCACCTTCAAACAAGAGCTTTTTCCGCTGATTCCCTTGCATTTTCCTACCCAGAATGCCATGATCAAGGCTCCAAGGGTATTAAAGTATGTAAAGAAAATGATAAtgtatcatcattatcattatcattagcAAATGAATGTAACcttggccagctgagcagcctggAAGCCAGAAACATATCTTGACATTTCACTCCACACAGCTTCCTTAGCCCAAGACATGTCCTGCCTGAAGCTGGGAGTATTTTCCTCTCTAAAATACGAAAGCTAAGGAAGCAGGCTTTTTCAAGTTATTGGTGTCAGTTCTTTCCAGGAAAGGTCCTCCTTGAGCTCTTGTAACAAGGACATTCATTCCCAAAAATATTCATCTCAAGAAAAACAATAACCACTTATTTAAGAGTTTCTGAAAAGCCTAGAACGTTCCCTCAAACTTTTAAGTGGTGGCTTTGCactgtcagggcttcccttgtggctcagacagtaaagaatctacctccaatgtgggagacccaggtttgaaccctgggtgatcccctggaggaggaaatggcaatccactccagtattctgcctggagaatcccatggacagaggaacctggtgggctgtggttcacggggtggcaaagagtcggcaAGACTGAGTAACTACACTTTGCACTCTTAAGGGAAAATTGATAGccagaagcagaaagaaacaggaaagagctGTATGAATGGCTGGTGCAGGGGAAGGACCAGTGAATCTGGAGAGCACACTGGGAACTGCTACATTGTGAGGAAGTAGCGGCATCCTTTGTTTtatcccattttccagataattGCATTATTTACACATTGAAGGTTTGTGACAACCCCGTGTCAAACAAGTCTATCAATGCCACTTTCAACAGCCCTTGCACACTCACTGTCTTTGTGCCACACTGCAGTAATTCTCAGGATAGTTCAAACTTTCACCAACAAAAGAATTTGAAGGTCCAGTTGATCACTGgtgatttttagcaataaagtattttttaaattaaggtatatatGTATGATCAGGCCACTCAGGATGACTGTTCTCTTActctctgtacatcccctgcCCCACCAGTACACCCTATGCACATGACTGGCTTTTCTCTGTACTTGTCCCAGGCCCCAAATTTGATCTTTTTTATCAAAGGGGTGGTGAGGGGCGTGTCCCTCTACTGCTTTCCATGATAACTAATGAGCCCACCTGATCTCACTCCCACTAGGACTAGCAatctcctcccccaaccccctctccatCCTTCCCCATTCCCCACTTCCCCACCCTCTACTCCCCACCCCTCCATTGCTCTCAGAATGAAGCCTGTCACCATGTATTAGTACTTCCCACCCCCAGTGCACCACTCATGGTGGGGTGTTGCTCCAGACATGTGAGTGCCTCCCATCCATTAAAGCATCCCTGTCTCTGTTCTTGATGGCAGATTCTTTCTTTGGTCTCGAAGCTGGGCAAACATAGGTCTTGTAAACTGCAGGGTACAACCCAACAATCGGTGGCAGGCAGGAAATGGCAGAAACTCCTGTGAGCAGCAAGATTCAGGACAGCAAATGGAAAGTTATTGGGGGCATCCACCAGCATGTGGGGCCCAAAAGTTGCTGGGTGATCCTGAGGTGGCTGTCCACTAACCGAGGGGGCCCAAAAGTTGCTGGCTGTAATCCCCAAACTGTAGGGTACTCCTGAGGTGGCCATCCACTACCATATGGTGCCCAAGAGTTGCAGGGGGAATCCCCGAAGCACCAGGGAGATCCCTGGGTGGCTGTCCACTAGGACATGCGGCCTTTCGGGGGCTGTCCTTGTTGAATGGGGGCTGCCCAGAGATCTGGAGAACAATGGCCTCTGCTAGCTCTGCTACTGTAGCAAAGTGAGCCTTTTGTAATTGGTTAAGCCAGCTTTCTGGAAGGAATTGGTATTTCTCTTGTGCCTTTGCCATGTAAGTGATCTACCTGGCTCTCTGGAACTAATGGTCTGTGATTTCCAAGAGTAAAGAGGAAAAAGTGCTTTTAGGTAAACTCTACAGAAATAATTGTGTTTAGGTAACATCTATCTAAAAACATCTCCCTGGATTTTGGTAACTTGAAACtaagttaagagaattcatttACTTTCTGTGCTGTATGCTTAGTTGTGTtgcactctttgggaccccgtgggctacagccctccaggctcccctggccacggggattctccagacaagaatactggaatgggtagcccggccctcctccaggggatcttcccaatccaggtttcctgcactgcagattctttaccaactgaacaagcagggaagcccaagtatagtggagtgggtaggcagcctattccttctcagagggatcttcctgacccaggaatcgaacaggagTTTTCAGCTCTGCAGGTacatactttaccatctgagctatcagggaagccctgcaggcaGCTTAGaaagatatataatattatttgtcTCTCCAGCATCATTTGGATCTAAAGCTTCCTGTGTGAGgacattcttttcctttacttCTCTTTGCAGTCTTTagtataattgaaataaaataatactgtttttaTGTCCTCTTCTCTGTAAGACTGAGAGTTTCCATGCAGTAGGAACTACATTTGCTTTATTCACTTGTATTCCTTGGTGAGAATTACACAGTCTGTCACGTAGGTACTCAATGTATATGCATAATatgaatggaatgaatgaataaacaaatgtaacCACCCATtctttaataaagttttaaaatgggGGCATGGATTTTCACTTTTGAGCAAAGAAACtcattttctttgatttaataaatagaataaagtacaaattgaaaaacacaaaatcataaacatgttttagaaattttaatagATGTACAAATGAAATGTAACTTTACaaatttcctaatattttaaGTATGTTAGATGCAAGAAGGAATACATAAATCAGGAATAGATAACATCAGGGGAGGCATCACTTAAGGACTCATACCCCTAGGCTGAATACTTTTATATCTACTTGCTTATTACTGCCGACAAAGTATCGGCTAAAGTAATTCAATGAATTCAGTGACTGAAGCAGAAGTGAGAGTCTTCTGAAATGAACACAGGTGAGTGTACGAGGGTGATGTGGCATCTTAGTCGGCGAGAGTCATCTCAAGATGAGTTCAGATCTCCACCTATCTTTCTTAACCTTTCTTGCAAGCTGGTTGATGAAGAGAGGGCTCTCATAATCTCCACTCTGACGATTTCCCAGGCGCAGTCGCTGTATTCCTTCTTTTTCAGGTACACATGGATGCCCTGGAAGTACTTCTTCACGGTCAGAATGGGGCCCATCCTTCCCAGGGCAGAGTCTTTCTCTTCTGTCACCTGCCCCAGGCAGGCATCCAGGTCATCCAGCTGCTGATGGAGTCCAGTGCAGAGCTGCTCCAGGAGGGTGGTGTTCCAGGCAGCAGACGAGTGCTCTGTGTGGAAGAGGTTGAAGCACTGCTGGAGCATCTCGTGGAGCACAGAGATAGCCTGGTCCTTCTGGAGCTGGTcaccctccaccatctcccagggaaGACCAAAGTCTTTTCTGTCTTGCAGACAAGAATGAGTGGAGAGTCTGTTCATTTGGGCCAGGAGCCTGAGGTTCTCCCTGGCACCTAGCATGTGGTCCTCAGACAGGTAACAACCCAGAGATCGTCCCGGGCTGTAGCTGACCAGCACCAGGGCCATCAGTAGAGAGAGCACAAAAGCCATGGGGAAGATGTGGCTGCTGCTGGGCTGGCTGAGATGGGGTCTGGGTGAACCTTCAGGTAGGTTCTCTGATGATGATCATTCTAAGCAAGGCTTTTAAATAGGGAAGACAGTATTCATTATCCAAAAATTTCTATCTCACTTcctggttgtgttttcatttagatattttctaTTTGACCTAGGAAATGTAGTCAATCTAAACTCTAATTTTTACAGTAGAAGTTTAATTTTACCAATAAAATTTGGATTTGTCAATGTAAATGTATATCAATTAAATGAGAAACTAAATAAAGGCTGAAGTTATGTAAGTATGCAAAGACTTATAGACATGTACATAGTTATTATGTACAAATTTAGGTATAATATACGTAAACATTCCTTTTGTTTATCTTATGTCCGGAACATAGTTTTCCATTGATTCTTAACTGCATTTTTCCCTCCTTATCTTACACATAGGAATGCAGAGTCACTAAGGCCATGttgatttctgtattttcttttctgtctcacaGAGGATAAGCTTGTAATTAAGGGTGAATGAACTACTCAgttgtttctgttcttttgagAACATTCATTCAGGTTCCTGAGATTACATTTCACTGGGGCCAGAAGGTCATGAAAGTGGAGTATTTCCCGCCATATCAGTAAACCAGGATGACAGAGACATCAAGAGTTTCCAGCCCTCCAGGGCGCTCAGGGAGGGGGAATACACCTGTGGGCTTAGTTGATTTCAGTCGCtgagtcgcatccgactctttgtgaccccatgaattgcagcacaccaggcctccctgtccatcaccaacccctggatttcacccaaactcatgtccatagagttggtgatgccatccagccatctcatcctctgtcgtccccttctcctcctgcccccaatcccttccagcatcagactcttttccaatgagtcaactcttcacgtgaggtggccaagaattggagtttcagctttagcatcattccttccaaagaacacccaggactgatctcctttagaatggactggttggatccccttgcagtccaagggactctcaagagtcttctccaacaccatagttcaaaagcatcgattctttggcactcagctttcttcacagtccaactctcccatccatacatgaccactggaaaaaccatagccttgactagacggacctttgttggcaaagtaatgtctcttcctttgaatatgctatctaggttggtcataactttccttccaaggagtaagcgtcttttaatttcatggctgcaatcaccatctgcagtgattttggagccccaaaaaataaagtctgacactgtttccactgtttccccatttatttcccatgaagtgatgggaccagattccatgatctttgttttctgaatgttgagctttaagccaactttttcactcttctctttcactttcatcaagaggctttttagttcctcttcactttcagccataagggtggtgtcatctgcatatctgaggttattgatatttctcccggcaatcttggttccaggttgtgcttcctctagcccagcgtttctcatgatgtactctgcatataagttaaataagcagggtgacaatatacagccttgatgaactccttttcctatttgcaaccagtctgttgttccatgtccagttctaactgttgcttcctgacctgcatataggtttctcaagaggcaggtcaggtgg
This is a stretch of genomic DNA from Bos javanicus breed banteng chromosome 8, ARS-OSU_banteng_1.0, whole genome shotgun sequence. It encodes these proteins:
- the LOC133252504 gene encoding interferon tau-1-like — its product is MAFVLSLLMALVLVSYSPGRSLGCYLSEDHMLGARENLRLLAQMNRLSTHSCLQDRKDFGLPWEMVEGDQLQKDQAISVLHEMLQQCFNLFHTEHSSAAWNTTLLEQLCTGLHQQLDDLDACLGQVTEEKDSALGRMGPILTVKKYFQGIHVYLKKKEYSDCAWEIVRVEIMRALSSSTSLQERLRKIGGDLNSS